In one Thermosipho ferrireducens genomic region, the following are encoded:
- a CDS encoding sodium-dependent transporter, which produces MAREKWGSRWAFILAAVGSAAGLGNAWRFPYMAYSNGGGAFYVPYFIALFLAGIPLLMAEFAIGQGLQSSAPKSMGKIKKGAEIIGWWAVITGALITFYYNVIMAYIFNYLYYSFGVSWKDDPNNFFFGKFLQVSSGPGELGGLRWPIVIGLAVTWLWIYFILRKGTSSVGKTVMWTVPLPVILLIILGIRGITLEGAAEGLNFLFQPNFEKLVEPRVWANAFGQIFFTLSLAFGIMIAYGSYNKKNEDVANNAIITALGNSATSYLAGIAVFSVLGYMATQLSVPVNEVVKGGIGLAFVVYPKAISLFPGGVIVQSIIGLSFFVMLLTLGIDSAFSLVEAVEAAAEDKFKINKKAFLIGFSIFGFAAGLLYSTQGGLYWLDIIDHFLGTYALLIVGILEAIVIGWIFGAEELRKYINQVSEVKIGKWFNFSIKYLIPVVLLIVLVLTFSDELKEPYGGYPSWALWTGFFVLIATPILAIIFAKIPPKDNNYYKKAKIDLEEGGM; this is translated from the coding sequence ATGGCTAGAGAAAAGTGGGGATCCAGATGGGCATTTATTTTAGCAGCTGTAGGGTCAGCTGCTGGACTTGGTAATGCGTGGAGATTTCCTTATATGGCATATTCGAATGGAGGAGGTGCGTTCTATGTACCTTATTTTATAGCGCTGTTTTTAGCAGGGATTCCATTGCTAATGGCTGAATTTGCTATTGGACAGGGATTGCAAAGCAGTGCTCCAAAATCCATGGGAAAGATCAAAAAGGGAGCAGAAATAATAGGTTGGTGGGCGGTTATTACAGGAGCATTAATTACTTTTTACTACAACGTGATAATGGCTTATATATTTAACTATCTTTATTATTCATTTGGTGTTTCGTGGAAAGATGATCCTAACAACTTCTTTTTTGGAAAATTTTTACAGGTTTCAAGTGGTCCTGGTGAATTGGGAGGGCTCCGATGGCCTATAGTGATAGGCCTTGCTGTTACCTGGCTCTGGATTTACTTTATTTTAAGGAAAGGAACTTCATCGGTAGGGAAAACAGTTATGTGGACTGTCCCTCTGCCGGTGATACTTTTGATTATTCTTGGAATTAGAGGAATTACGCTTGAAGGTGCTGCAGAAGGTTTGAATTTTCTATTCCAACCAAATTTTGAAAAACTCGTTGAACCGAGAGTCTGGGCAAATGCGTTTGGTCAAATCTTTTTTACTCTTAGTCTTGCTTTTGGAATTATGATAGCATATGGAAGTTACAATAAAAAGAATGAAGATGTGGCAAATAATGCTATTATAACTGCTCTTGGAAATTCAGCAACATCTTATCTTGCAGGAATTGCTGTGTTTTCAGTTCTGGGTTATATGGCAACACAGTTGAGTGTACCTGTGAATGAAGTTGTAAAAGGTGGCATTGGACTTGCATTTGTAGTTTATCCAAAAGCAATTTCCCTTTTCCCGGGTGGTGTAATAGTTCAATCTATCATAGGACTTTCGTTTTTTGTGATGCTTCTCACACTTGGAATTGATTCTGCTTTTTCATTGGTGGAAGCTGTAGAAGCGGCAGCTGAAGACAAATTTAAGATAAATAAAAAGGCATTTTTGATAGGTTTTTCGATTTTTGGTTTTGCTGCAGGACTTTTGTACTCTACACAGGGTGGATTATACTGGCTCGACATTATTGACCATTTTCTTGGTACCTATGCACTCTTAATAGTAGGGATTTTAGAGGCGATTGTTATTGGCTGGATATTTGGGGCAGAAGAATTGAGAAAATATATAAATCAGGTTTCAGAAGTAAAAATCGGGAAATGGTTTAACTTTTCAATCAAATATTTAATTCCTGTTGTTCTCTTAATTGTATTGGTTTTGACTTTTTCAGATGAGCTAAAGGAACCTTATGGTGGTTACCCATCGTGGGCTCTCTGGACAGGATTTTTCGTTTTAATTGCAACGCCGATTCTTGCAATTATATTTGCAAAGATTCCTCCTAAAGATAATAATTATTATAAAAAGGCAAAGATTGATTTAGAGGAAGGAGGAATGTAA
- a CDS encoding MetS family NSS transporter small subunit has protein sequence MTAGAIVFLILAGAVLFGGLFWALGIATKSSKK, from the coding sequence GTGACAGCGGGTGCTATTGTATTTTTGATCCTGGCTGGTGCGGTGTTGTTTGGAGGACTTTTCTGGGCTCTTGGTATTGCAACAAAATCTTCTAAAAAATGA